From one Streptococcus pneumoniae genomic stretch:
- a CDS encoding beta-glucoside-specific PTS transporter subunit IIABC gives MVKDYSELAKDIIEHVGGKDNVINLRHCVTRLRFLLKDVGKADTDYLKKREGIVTVVEAGGQYQVVIGNHVPDVYGAVLQEGVKGIGELDLDEGDEATKGSLFDRFVDLISGIFQPFLGPLAATGIIKGLVSIMSVFGLSADNNALYAILNAAGDGFFQFLPIIIAVTSARKFKMSEFSAIAIVAALVYPTLPQTLAVLKEGNLAHVFGVPFELPSAGSYLQTVMPAILAIWVASHIEKFVKKMTPDVVKLFIVPFVTIVVTVPLTFLVVGPVANAVSDVLSNIFTMVMNFSPVLYGLLLGAFWQVMVMFGLHWAIVPLAILQFSQTGSTAILMGAMLPNFTQTGVLAAIYLKTKEDKVKSLTIPALISSIFGVTEPAIYGITLPMKTPFYISCVISGIIGAGLAAFKITAYSVGSFGIFQYPAYVGPETGLTPMWIVVGFTIVAIVVSFVAQMIVPVPNLYDNDKNRVQDTSSETEELSKDIKGEEIASPLFGKVVRLEDVPDPVFASGAMGKGVAIDPVDGLVLSPVKATVSLIFPTNHAIGLVTENGAEILIHIGMDTVSLAGKGFKSFVQVGDSVDVGQKLIEFDINMIKDANLPIITPVIVTNTQQFTDILATEKYAVEAGDDLLRTVK, from the coding sequence ATGGTGAAAGATTATTCAGAATTAGCAAAAGATATTATTGAGCACGTCGGAGGAAAAGACAATGTTATCAATCTTCGACATTGTGTGACACGTCTTCGATTCTTATTAAAGGATGTAGGCAAAGCAGATACTGATTATCTCAAAAAGCGTGAAGGAATTGTCACAGTGGTAGAAGCTGGAGGGCAGTATCAAGTCGTGATTGGAAATCATGTACCAGATGTCTATGGAGCGGTTTTACAAGAAGGAGTTAAGGGAATTGGAGAATTAGATTTAGACGAAGGCGATGAGGCTACAAAAGGAAGTTTGTTTGATCGTTTTGTTGATTTAATTTCAGGAATTTTTCAACCTTTCTTAGGTCCTTTAGCGGCAACAGGAATCATTAAAGGTCTTGTGAGCATTATGTCTGTCTTTGGACTATCTGCAGATAATAACGCTTTGTATGCTATTTTAAATGCTGCAGGAGATGGATTTTTTCAGTTTTTACCGATCATCATTGCAGTGACTTCTGCTCGAAAATTTAAAATGAGTGAATTCTCTGCCATTGCAATTGTAGCAGCGCTTGTATATCCGACCTTGCCACAAACATTGGCTGTATTGAAAGAAGGAAATCTAGCACATGTTTTTGGCGTTCCTTTTGAACTACCTTCAGCAGGAAGTTATTTGCAGACGGTTATGCCAGCTATTTTAGCGATTTGGGTGGCTTCTCACATTGAGAAATTTGTGAAAAAAATGACTCCAGATGTGGTAAAATTATTTATCGTACCATTTGTGACGATTGTCGTTACAGTGCCATTGACATTTTTAGTAGTTGGTCCAGTTGCTAATGCGGTATCGGATGTTCTGTCTAATATTTTTACAATGGTGATGAATTTTAGCCCTGTGCTATATGGTTTATTGCTAGGAGCATTCTGGCAAGTGATGGTGATGTTTGGGCTCCACTGGGCTATTGTTCCCTTAGCGATTCTTCAATTTTCACAAACAGGATCAACAGCTATTTTGATGGGAGCTATGTTGCCAAACTTTACACAAACAGGTGTTTTAGCTGCTATTTATTTGAAAACAAAAGAAGATAAGGTAAAAAGTCTAACCATACCAGCCTTGATTTCCTCTATTTTTGGAGTCACTGAGCCAGCTATTTATGGAATTACTCTGCCAATGAAAACACCATTTTATATTTCATGCGTGATTTCTGGTATAATAGGAGCAGGTCTTGCTGCCTTTAAGATTACAGCTTATTCTGTTGGTTCCTTTGGTATTTTTCAATATCCTGCATATGTAGGACCTGAGACAGGACTAACTCCAATGTGGATTGTGGTAGGATTTACAATTGTAGCGATTGTGGTTTCCTTTGTTGCTCAAATGATAGTGCCAGTGCCAAATCTGTATGATAATGATAAAAACAGAGTTCAAGATACAAGTTCAGAAACAGAGGAACTCTCAAAAGATATTAAAGGCGAAGAGATTGCTAGTCCATTGTTTGGAAAAGTTGTGCGTTTAGAAGATGTTCCTGATCCCGTTTTTGCATCAGGTGCGATGGGAAAAGGTGTAGCGATTGATCCTGTGGATGGTTTGGTACTATCCCCTGTTAAAGCAACGGTTTCCTTGATATTCCCAACAAATCATGCAATTGGACTTGTGACAGAAAATGGTGCAGAAATCCTCATCCATATTGGAATGGATACAGTATCACTTGCAGGTAAAGGATTTAAGTCATTTGTTCAGGTAGGAGATAGTGTGGACGTTGGTCAAAAATTGATTGAATTTGACATCAATATGATTAAAGATGCAAATCTTCCAATCATCACACCTGTCATTGTCACAAATACACAGCAATTTACAGATATTCTTGCGACAGAAAAGTATGCAGTAGAGGCAGGAGATGACTTGCTACGTACAGTAAAATAA
- a CDS encoding MFS transporter, giving the protein MKTSAKSLILLLTIGVFGILNTEMGVMGILPHIAKDYHVSLSQAGLLVSSFALVVAISGPTMPLLFSKVNRKTVMLLATGTFALTTVFSIIAPNFWVLVLLRMIPAVFHPVYVSMAMSVAASSVAEKDAEKAVARVFIGVSAGSLLGIPVSNFLASHFSLGAAMAFFAIINVLVFVGTFFLVPSMPVTKGLSYGKQLSILKRPVVWISILSVLLLNGAVFGFNSYLSDFLDSVSHFEISTISTLLLVIGVMNIVGNGLAGQWLGKRADLILKSLPMTLIALFILLFIFGQQAILVIPILLLFGIVAGLEGNANQYMIAKVGADAPDFANGLFLASANLGVTIGTSVNGLFIAQGGGTEYSILGSIALLLMGAVMVFMRQKMVKEISATE; this is encoded by the coding sequence ATGAAAACATCAGCGAAATCACTTATTTTATTGTTAACGATTGGTGTGTTTGGTATTTTAAATACGGAAATGGGAGTTATGGGGATTTTGCCTCATATCGCAAAGGATTACCATGTTTCTTTGTCACAGGCAGGATTATTAGTGAGTAGTTTTGCCTTGGTAGTAGCGATCTCTGGTCCAACTATGCCCCTGCTTTTTTCAAAAGTCAATCGTAAAACAGTCATGTTACTAGCTACGGGGACCTTTGCTTTAACAACGGTTTTCTCTATCATAGCTCCGAATTTTTGGGTATTAGTTCTGTTGCGCATGATTCCAGCAGTTTTTCATCCGGTTTATGTTTCTATGGCTATGAGTGTTGCAGCAAGTTCAGTAGCAGAAAAAGACGCAGAAAAAGCAGTAGCGCGTGTCTTTATCGGTGTGTCAGCTGGTTCCTTGCTGGGGATTCCGGTGTCTAATTTCCTTGCCAGTCACTTTTCCTTAGGTGCTGCGATGGCCTTCTTTGCCATTATCAATGTGCTCGTTTTCGTGGGAACTTTCTTTCTTGTGCCTTCTATGCCTGTTACAAAAGGACTTTCTTACGGGAAACAACTCAGCATTTTAAAACGCCCTGTTGTTTGGATTTCAATTCTGAGTGTTTTACTTTTAAATGGTGCTGTGTTTGGATTTAACAGCTATTTATCTGATTTTTTAGATAGTGTGAGTCACTTTGAGATTAGTACCATCAGTACACTCCTTCTAGTGATTGGGGTGATGAATATTGTTGGAAATGGCTTAGCAGGTCAATGGTTAGGGAAAAGAGCGGATTTGATTTTAAAATCCTTACCAATGACTTTAATCGCTTTGTTTATCTTGCTTTTTATCTTTGGACAGCAAGCAATCTTGGTTATTCCGATTCTACTTCTATTTGGGATTGTTGCAGGCTTGGAAGGAAATGCCAATCAATATATGATTGCGAAAGTTGGAGCGGATGCCCCTGATTTTGCCAATGGTCTATTTTTAGCTTCTGCCAATTTAGGAGTTACTATTGGAACTTCTGTTAACGGTCTCTTCATTGCCCAAGGCGGTGGAACTGAGTATAGCATTTTAGGCTCTATTGCTCTTCTTTTAATGGGAGCAGTGATGGTCTTTATGAGACAAAAGATGGTGAAAGAGATATCTGCAACAGAATAA
- a CDS encoding cyclophilin-like fold protein, translated as MILVSINQQRFELALNDSKAAREFEALLPLTVEMKHVNGNEVYAPLGENFTSQDKQAGNIHAGDVKLWQGDGLVLFYEDFVSSYSYTDLGSILDSSGLAEALKHANNVTFMKEEKGRK; from the coding sequence ATGATTTTAGTGAGTATTAACCAACAAAGATTTGAACTTGCATTAAATGATAGCAAAGCAGCTCGTGAATTTGAAGCTTTACTGCCATTAACAGTGGAGATGAAACATGTCAATGGCAATGAAGTTTACGCCCCTTTGGGAGAAAACTTTACTTCTCAGGATAAACAGGCAGGGAATATTCATGCTGGAGATGTGAAGTTATGGCAAGGAGATGGTTTGGTGCTATTTTATGAAGATTTTGTGTCTTCTTATTCTTATACAGATTTGGGATCGATCCTAGATAGTAGCGGTCTAGCTGAAGCATTAAAGCACGCAAATAATGTCACATTTATGAAGGAAGAGAAAGGAAGAAAATGA
- a CDS encoding LysR family transcriptional regulator, whose product MNIRVLQYFVTIVQTKSISNAAHTLHITQPTLSRQIQELEEELGTILFHRSNREIKLTDDGQYLYNRAIEILSLVEKTENNIKGAKDFSGDIYIGAAETQSFDLVARAIQQMTKTYPHVKIHLRSGNSDDILEYLNQGVYDLGLIIGPYDQKKYDAIDLPNRDQWGVLVPKDHPLTKLTNPSLADALNFPLIVSAQTTIDYSIFAGLGDYTIVATYNLLYNASTLVKEGVGIALALDGIIETNFEHSSLAFIPLQLATQDTLQLIWKKRSNQSNVVKKFLQIVEEILQLQNKKEVRQKP is encoded by the coding sequence ATGAATATTCGTGTACTTCAATACTTTGTGACAATTGTCCAGACCAAAAGCATTTCTAATGCAGCTCATACTCTTCACATCACACAACCAACCTTATCACGACAAATCCAAGAATTGGAAGAGGAACTTGGCACTATTCTCTTTCATCGAAGCAATCGTGAGATCAAATTAACCGATGATGGGCAATATCTCTACAATCGAGCGATTGAAATTTTATCCCTCGTCGAAAAAACAGAAAACAATATCAAGGGAGCTAAAGATTTCTCTGGAGATATTTATATCGGAGCAGCTGAGACCCAATCTTTTGATCTTGTGGCGCGTGCGATTCAGCAGATGACAAAGACATATCCGCATGTAAAAATCCATTTGCGCAGTGGCAATTCTGATGATATTTTAGAATACCTCAACCAAGGGGTCTATGATCTAGGCTTGATTATTGGACCTTACGACCAGAAAAAATATGACGCTATTGATCTACCCAATCGAGACCAATGGGGAGTTTTAGTCCCCAAAGACCACCCTTTAACGAAACTTACGAACCCCAGTCTAGCCGACGCACTAAACTTTCCTCTCATCGTATCAGCTCAGACCACCATTGATTACAGCATTTTTGCTGGACTGGGCGATTACACAATAGTCGCTACCTATAACCTGCTCTATAATGCCTCGACCTTAGTAAAAGAGGGCGTGGGAATCGCTCTTGCTCTTGACGGCATCATTGAAACCAATTTTGAACATAGTTCTCTTGCTTTTATACCCTTACAACTAGCTACTCAAGACACTCTTCAACTCATTTGGAAAAAAAGAAGCAATCAGTCCAATGTTGTCAAAAAATTTCTCCAAATCGTAGAAGAAATATTGCAACTACAAAATAAAAAGGAAGTGAGACAGAAACCATGA
- a CDS encoding IS30 family transposase, with translation MSYHHFTIDERESILIYRTKVMTFSQIARLLHRHPSSISRELKRHSKQGNYSPSRAQTAYHLAKSHCGRKRKLEIDTELSQTVKHLFLECQWSPEEIEGRLRLERERPVISYQTIYRAIYRGHFDDTPLSHGARGVVRKLRHHGKTRHTQSHVEKRGKIPISHTIHERPTAANERSRIGDWEADTVAGKTGKACLVTLTDRHSRFLKIQKVAVKKSKLVIEAMVNMLESLPKETVTPDRGKEFSGHPELTEKLNVEVYFPDPHAPWQRGTNENTNGLLREYFPKGSDLTEVEHLIIQEWEDKLNNRPRKCLNWKTPYEIFYGINVHLI, from the coding sequence ATGAGCTACCATCATTTTACCATAGATGAACGAGAAAGTATTCTGATTTATCGTACTAAAGTGATGACCTTTTCTCAAATAGCACGACTATTACATCGGCACCCCTCAAGTATTAGTCGTGAATTAAAACGTCATTCAAAACAAGGCAACTATTCGCCTAGTAGGGCACAAACAGCTTATCATCTCGCTAAATCGCATTGTGGGCGAAAAAGGAAATTAGAAATAGACACTGAACTCAGTCAGACCGTCAAGCATCTTTTTCTTGAGTGTCAATGGTCGCCAGAAGAAATTGAGGGACGATTACGTTTAGAACGAGAAAGACCCGTCATTAGTTATCAAACCATTTATAGAGCTATCTATCGCGGTCACTTTGACGACACGCCTCTTTCACATGGTGCTCGTGGGGTTGTTCGCAAACTTCGTCACCATGGTAAAACACGCCATACACAATCCCATGTGGAAAAGCGAGGAAAAATTCCTATTTCTCATACCATTCATGAGAGGCCAACAGCAGCCAATGAACGCTCGAGAATAGGTGATTGGGAAGCCGATACTGTTGCTGGAAAGACTGGAAAAGCTTGCCTAGTAACACTCACTGATAGGCATTCCCGCTTCCTCAAAATTCAGAAAGTAGCTGTCAAGAAAAGTAAATTGGTTATAGAAGCCATGGTAAATATGTTAGAGTCCCTACCAAAAGAAACAGTGACTCCTGATAGAGGTAAGGAATTCTCAGGACATCCTGAACTCACCGAGAAACTAAATGTCGAAGTCTATTTTCCTGATCCTCATGCTCCTTGGCAACGAGGAACAAACGAGAATACAAATGGCTTATTGCGAGAGTATTTTCCAAAAGGAAGTGACTTAACAGAGGTAGAACACTTGATCATTCAGGAATGGGAAGATAAATTAAACAACAGACCACGAAAATGTCTAAACTGGAAAACACCTTATGAAATTTTTTATGGGATAAATGTGCACTTAATTTGA
- a CDS encoding N-acetyltransferase family protein produces the protein MISIRAAQVADAVAIRAIYEPYVLKTAITFDLKVPSREDFAKKIATIQQRHPFLVAEYEGKVVGYAYASTYYDKAAYDWTAELTIYIDETKRGLHIGSALYDALEEELIKRGFKNFVACISLPNDASIAFHEKRGYEQVAHFKKVGYKFSKWHDIVWLQKSLLE, from the coding sequence ATGATTTCAATTCGTGCTGCACAGGTAGCTGACGCTGTTGCCATTCGTGCTATTTATGAACCCTATGTGTTGAAAACAGCTATTACATTTGATTTAAAAGTACCCAGTAGAGAGGATTTTGCAAAAAAAATAGCCACTATCCAACAACGTCATCCTTTCTTGGTGGCGGAATACGAAGGAAAAGTTGTGGGCTATGCCTATGCTTCTACTTACTATGATAAAGCTGCTTATGATTGGACCGCAGAATTAACCATCTATATCGATGAAACAAAACGTGGCTTACACATCGGAAGTGCGCTATACGATGCCTTAGAAGAAGAGCTTATCAAGCGTGGCTTTAAGAATTTTGTTGCTTGCATTTCTCTGCCCAATGATGCCAGTATCGCTTTTCATGAAAAACGTGGCTATGAGCAAGTGGCGCATTTTAAAAAGGTAGGCTACAAATTTTCAAAGTGGCACGATATTGTCTGGCTACAAAAAAGTTTGTTGGAGTAA